One genomic segment of Novisyntrophococcus fermenticellae includes these proteins:
- the prmA gene encoding 50S ribosomal protein L11 methyltransferase, whose product MKWNKYTLKTKSDVEDIVISSLADIGIQGVEIEDKQPLTKEDKEQMFVDILPDMPEDDGIAYLNFYLEPEEDNESILQDVKKELESLREFLDIGEGTITKSETEDKDWINNWKEYFHQFYVDDILIIPSWEEVKPEDEGKMIIHIDPGTAFGTGMHETTQLCIRQLKKHVTSKARLLDVGTGSGILSIIALKLGAAYAVGTDLDPCAIPAVEENKEVNGISAETFDMIIGNIIDDKVVQAQVDHEKYDIVTANILADVLVPLTPVVVHYMKPGAVYITSGILDVKEKEVKKTVEAAGLTVIEITHQGEWVSITAQKR is encoded by the coding sequence ATGAAGTGGAATAAATATACATTGAAGACCAAAAGTGATGTAGAGGATATCGTAATTTCTTCATTGGCGGATATTGGAATTCAGGGTGTGGAGATTGAAGATAAACAGCCTCTGACCAAAGAGGATAAAGAGCAGATGTTTGTGGATATCCTGCCGGATATGCCGGAAGATGACGGGATTGCCTATCTGAACTTTTATCTGGAACCGGAAGAGGACAACGAAAGTATCCTGCAAGATGTAAAAAAAGAACTGGAGAGTCTTAGAGAGTTTCTGGATATAGGGGAAGGAACTATTACGAAATCAGAGACCGAGGATAAAGACTGGATTAATAACTGGAAAGAATACTTTCATCAGTTCTATGTTGATGATATTTTGATTATTCCATCTTGGGAGGAGGTAAAGCCGGAAGACGAAGGAAAGATGATTATTCATATTGATCCGGGGACTGCTTTTGGTACGGGCATGCATGAGACGACCCAGCTATGCATCCGTCAGTTGAAAAAACATGTTACCTCTAAGGCCAGACTTCTGGATGTAGGTACAGGAAGCGGAATTTTATCCATCATCGCATTAAAACTGGGAGCTGCATATGCCGTGGGAACCGATCTGGATCCCTGTGCAATACCTGCGGTTGAAGAGAATAAAGAAGTGAATGGGATATCTGCCGAAACATTTGATATGATAATCGGAAATATCATTGATGATAAAGTGGTACAGGCACAGGTGGATCACGAGAAATATGACATTGTCACGGCGAATATTCTGGCGGATGTTCTGGTTCCGCTGACACCTGTGGTTGTCCATTATATGAAACCGGGAGCGGTATATATTACTTCGGGTATTCTGGATGTGAAAGAAAAAGAAGTAAAGAAAACGGTGGAGGCTGCCGGGCTTACCGTAATTGAGATAACGCATCAGGGCGAATGGGTATCCATAACTGCACAGAAGAGGTGA
- the dnaJ gene encoding molecular chaperone DnaJ yields MADKRDYYEVLGVDKGADDATLKQAYRKLAKKYHPDMNPGDKEAEAKFKEATEAYGVLSDPDKRRQYDQFGHAAFENGGGGAGGFGGFDFSGDMGDIFGDIFGDLFGGGRSRRANNGPMKGANLRAVIHITFEEAVFGCDKEIELTLKDTCTTCHGTGAKQGTSPETCSKCNGSGQVTYTQQSMFGMVRNVQTCPECGGSGKVIKEKCADCHGSGFIANRKKIQVTVPAGIDNGQSIRIRDKGEPGRNGGPRGDLLVEVQVARHPIFQRQDMNIFSTAPITFAQAALGGDVRINTVDGDVVYTVKPGTQTDTKIRLKGKGVPSLRNKSVRGDQYVTLVVQTPTRLNEEAKEALRKFDEVCGNRTTGPEKKKKGFMDKVKEAFED; encoded by the coding sequence ATGGCAGATAAAAGAGATTATTATGAAGTCCTCGGAGTCGATAAGGGGGCGGATGATGCAACATTGAAGCAGGCGTACCGCAAGCTGGCAAAGAAGTACCATCCGGATATGAATCCCGGCGATAAAGAGGCGGAGGCTAAATTCAAAGAGGCGACGGAGGCCTATGGTGTCTTAAGCGATCCTGATAAGCGGCGCCAATATGACCAGTTCGGTCATGCTGCATTTGAAAACGGCGGAGGCGGAGCGGGCGGATTCGGTGGCTTTGACTTCAGTGGTGATATGGGCGATATCTTCGGTGATATCTTTGGCGATCTGTTTGGCGGCGGGCGTTCCAGAAGGGCGAATAACGGACCTATGAAGGGTGCAAATCTGCGTGCTGTGATTCATATCACATTTGAAGAGGCGGTATTTGGCTGTGACAAGGAAATCGAACTGACACTGAAAGATACCTGCACAACTTGTCATGGGACAGGTGCAAAGCAAGGTACTTCACCTGAAACATGCAGCAAGTGTAACGGAAGCGGACAGGTCACGTATACGCAACAGTCGATGTTTGGTATGGTTCGTAATGTACAGACATGTCCGGAATGCGGCGGCAGCGGCAAGGTTATAAAAGAGAAGTGTGCTGATTGTCATGGAAGTGGGTTTATTGCAAACCGCAAGAAAATACAGGTAACAGTTCCTGCCGGTATTGACAACGGCCAAAGCATACGTATTCGTGATAAGGGAGAACCGGGAAGGAATGGCGGTCCAAGAGGGGATCTGTTAGTGGAAGTGCAGGTAGCCCGTCATCCGATTTTCCAGAGACAGGATATGAATATCTTCTCTACTGCCCCAATTACATTTGCACAGGCAGCTTTAGGCGGTGATGTAAGGATTAATACGGTGGATGGAGATGTAGTATATACGGTAAAACCTGGAACACAGACGGATACGAAAATCCGCCTGAAGGGAAAAGGAGTTCCTTCTCTGCGCAATAAGAGTGTCCGCGGCGACCAGTATGTAACACTGGTAGTCCAGACTCCGACCAGATTGAATGAAGAGGCAAAGGAAGCTCTTCGGAAATTTGATGAAGTCTGCGGTAATCGTACCACGGGCCCGGAAAAAAAGAAAAAAGGGTTTATGGATAAAGTAAAGGAAGCATTTGAAGATTAA
- the dnaK gene encoding molecular chaperone DnaK, which translates to MSKIIGIDLGTTNSCVAVMEGGKPTVIANAEGARTTPSVVAFTKTGERLVGEPAKRQAVTNADKTISSIKRHMGTDYRETIDGKQYSPQEISAMILQKMKSDAENYLGEKVTEAVITVPAYFNDAQRQATKDAGKIAGLDVKRIINEPTAAALAYGLDNEKEQKIMVYDLGGGTFDVSIIEIGDGVIEVLSTAGDNKLGGDDFDQKIADYMLAEFKKNEGVDLSGDKMAMQRIKEAAEKAKKELSSATTTNINLPFITATAEGPKHFDMNLTKAKFDELTHGLVERTAEPVTRALSDAGISSSELGKVLLVGGSTRIPAVQDKVKQLTGHEPSKSLNPDECVALGASVQGGKLAGDAGAGDILLLDVTPLSLSIETMGGVATRLIERNTTIPTKKSQVFSTAADNQTAVDINVVQGERQFAKDNKSLGQFRLDGIPPARRGMPQIEVTFDIDANGIVNVSAKDLGTGKEQHITITAGSNMSDSDIDKAVKEAAEFEAQDKAKKEAIDTRNDADSTVFQIEKALEEVGDKVSENDKTAVQAELTALKDLLANTPADDMSASQVADIKAAQEKLMQSAQPMFTKMYENMQQAQGTGGPESGPDSQDQGGSSDDDVVDADYKEV; encoded by the coding sequence ATGAGTAAGATAATAGGAATTGACTTGGGAACCACGAACAGCTGTGTTGCTGTTATGGAAGGTGGTAAACCTACCGTTATTGCTAATGCAGAAGGAGCAAGAACCACACCGTCTGTTGTAGCATTTACAAAAACAGGCGAAAGGCTTGTAGGTGAGCCTGCAAAACGTCAGGCAGTTACAAATGCCGATAAAACAATTTCTTCCATCAAAAGACATATGGGTACCGACTACCGTGAAACAATTGATGGAAAACAATATTCTCCACAGGAGATTTCTGCGATGATTCTTCAGAAGATGAAATCTGATGCAGAGAACTATCTGGGCGAAAAAGTAACAGAAGCGGTTATCACCGTACCTGCTTACTTCAATGACGCACAGCGTCAGGCAACAAAAGATGCCGGAAAAATTGCCGGTCTGGATGTAAAGCGTATTATCAATGAGCCAACAGCCGCTGCGCTGGCATATGGCCTTGATAATGAAAAAGAACAGAAAATCATGGTATACGATTTAGGCGGCGGTACCTTTGATGTTTCTATCATCGAAATTGGTGACGGTGTAATAGAAGTACTTTCAACCGCCGGAGATAATAAACTGGGCGGAGATGATTTTGACCAGAAGATCGCTGATTATATGCTTGCTGAGTTTAAAAAGAATGAGGGCGTTGATTTATCCGGTGATAAGATGGCTATGCAGCGTATTAAGGAAGCAGCAGAAAAAGCCAAGAAGGAACTTTCCAGTGCTACTACCACCAATATTAATCTGCCATTTATTACGGCTACGGCAGAAGGACCGAAACACTTTGATATGAACTTGACTAAAGCTAAATTTGACGAACTGACACATGGACTGGTTGAACGAACAGCAGAACCTGTTACCAGAGCGCTGTCAGATGCAGGCATTAGTTCGTCAGAGCTTGGCAAAGTGCTGCTGGTTGGCGGATCTACACGTATCCCGGCAGTACAGGACAAAGTAAAACAACTGACAGGACATGAACCGAGCAAGAGTCTGAATCCGGATGAATGTGTGGCACTTGGTGCTTCCGTACAAGGTGGTAAGCTTGCAGGAGATGCAGGTGCAGGCGATATTCTATTGTTGGATGTAACACCATTGTCACTGTCTATAGAGACGATGGGTGGCGTTGCTACCCGCTTGATTGAGCGTAATACTACGATTCCTACTAAGAAGAGCCAGGTGTTCTCAACGGCGGCTGATAACCAGACAGCAGTTGATATCAATGTGGTACAGGGTGAGCGTCAGTTTGCGAAAGATAACAAATCACTTGGACAGTTCCGTCTGGATGGGATTCCGCCTGCAAGACGAGGCATGCCTCAGATTGAAGTTACCTTTGACATTGATGCCAATGGTATCGTGAATGTGTCTGCGAAAGATTTGGGGACCGGAAAAGAGCAGCACATCACCATTACTGCGGGTTCCAATATGTCTGATTCCGATATTGACAAGGCTGTGAAAGAAGCAGCTGAGTTTGAAGCTCAGGATAAAGCTAAAAAAGAAGCGATCGATACGAGAAACGATGCAGATTCCACAGTATTCCAGATTGAAAAAGCTTTGGAAGAAGTTGGGGATAAGGTATCTGAGAACGATAAGACTGCAGTTCAGGCCGAACTGACAGCACTGAAGGATTTGCTTGCCAATACACCGGCAGATGACATGAGTGCATCTCAGGTTGCTGACATTAAAGCTGCGCAGGAAAAACTGATGCAGAGTGCACAGCCGATGTTTACAAAGATGTATGAGAACATGCAGCAGGCACAGGGCACAGGAGGCCCGGAGTCAGGTCCGGATTCCCAGGATCAGGGAGGCAGCAGTGATGATGACGTGGTTGATGCTGACTACAAGGAAGTTTAA
- the grpE gene encoding nucleotide exchange factor GrpE — protein MENTEKDLTEEICREADTAEAEATIGSDKDGASGSQGTEKEADVKEEGAAEDAESEKEVKEKKFFKKKKDKKDEKIEELTDRLQRQMAEFDNFRKRTEKEKSGMYAIGAKDVVEQILPIIDNFERGLAVAPDLKDPFADGMHMIYKQLLGTLEDLGVTVIEAVGKEFDPNLHNAVMHVEDEDAGENIIVEEFQKGYLYKDAVVRHSMVKVAN, from the coding sequence ATGGAGAACACAGAAAAAGACTTAACAGAGGAAATCTGCAGAGAAGCAGATACGGCTGAGGCGGAAGCAACCATTGGAAGTGATAAGGATGGAGCTTCAGGTTCTCAGGGTACTGAAAAAGAAGCAGATGTGAAAGAAGAGGGTGCGGCGGAGGACGCAGAATCCGAAAAGGAAGTCAAAGAAAAGAAGTTTTTCAAAAAGAAAAAAGATAAAAAAGACGAAAAAATTGAAGAGCTGACCGATCGTCTGCAGCGTCAGATGGCAGAGTTTGATAACTTCCGAAAGCGTACGGAAAAAGAAAAATCAGGAATGTACGCAATTGGCGCAAAGGATGTTGTGGAGCAGATCCTTCCAATCATAGATAACTTTGAAAGAGGGCTTGCGGTAGCGCCTGATCTGAAAGATCCGTTCGCAGATGGCATGCATATGATTTATAAGCAGCTTCTCGGAACCTTGGAGGATTTGGGAGTGACAGTAATTGAAGCTGTCGGGAAGGAATTTGATCCAAATTTACACAATGCGGTAATGCATGTGGAAGATGAAGATGCAGGTGAGAATATCATTGTGGAAGAATTCCAGAAGGGTTACCTGTATAAAGATGCAGTGGTTCGCCACAGCATGGTAAAAGTAGCAAACTAA
- the hrcA gene encoding heat-inducible transcriptional repressor HrcA, with protein MELDERKCKILKAIIQTYLETGEPVGSRTISKYTDLNLSSATIRNEMSDLEEMGYIMQPHTSAGRIPSDRGYRLYVDQLMKEKEREVADIQELAIRKTDRLEKVLQQVVRILASNTHYATMITGPQIHQTKLKFIQLSKVSEEQLLAVIVAEGNMVKNQMISLEDAINDEQILKLNLMLNTQLNGLTMEEINLGMITKLKEQAGIHSSVINSVLDAVAAAIAVDAEDVPVYTSGATNFLKYPELSDNQKASELLSAFEEKQVLADMLKDVEGEDENQEGSTGIQIYIGDESPIQTMKDCSVVTATYELGDGMRGTIGIVGPKRMDYENVVDNLKTLKGQLDGIFKKTDT; from the coding sequence TTGGAACTGGATGAGAGAAAGTGTAAAATTCTAAAAGCGATTATCCAGACTTATCTGGAGACCGGGGAACCGGTTGGATCCAGGACAATTTCAAAGTATACGGATTTGAATCTGAGCTCCGCCACAATAAGGAATGAGATGTCGGATCTGGAAGAGATGGGATACATTATGCAGCCCCACACTTCCGCCGGCCGCATTCCTTCAGATAGAGGTTATCGATTGTATGTGGATCAGCTGATGAAGGAAAAGGAACGCGAAGTGGCAGATATTCAGGAACTGGCGATTCGTAAGACCGACAGACTGGAAAAAGTACTTCAGCAGGTGGTAAGAATTCTGGCATCTAATACGCATTATGCCACAATGATTACAGGTCCTCAGATTCATCAGACAAAACTGAAATTCATACAACTCTCCAAGGTGAGTGAGGAACAGCTTCTGGCGGTGATTGTCGCAGAAGGCAATATGGTAAAGAACCAGATGATTTCTCTTGAGGATGCAATCAATGACGAGCAGATTCTTAAGCTGAATCTGATGCTGAACACGCAGTTGAATGGTTTGACCATGGAAGAGATTAATCTGGGCATGATAACTAAACTGAAAGAACAGGCTGGCATTCACAGCAGTGTAATTAACAGTGTACTGGATGCAGTGGCGGCTGCAATTGCGGTAGATGCCGAGGATGTTCCTGTATATACAAGTGGAGCCACAAATTTCCTTAAATATCCGGAATTGTCAGATAACCAAAAAGCCAGTGAATTACTTTCGGCATTCGAGGAAAAGCAGGTACTTGCAGATATGCTGAAGGATGTGGAAGGTGAAGACGAGAATCAGGAAGGCAGTACCGGAATTCAGATTTATATAGGGGATGAGTCCCCGATTCAGACTATGAAAGATTGCAGCGTTGTTACGGCAACATATGAATTAGGAGACGGCATGAGGGGAACTATAGGAATTGTAGGACCCAAACGCATGGATTATGAGAATGTAGTTGATAACCTGAAGACGTTGAAGGGACAGTTGGATGGTATATTCAAAAAAACGGATACGTAG
- the uvrB gene encoding excinuclease ABC subunit UvrB produces the protein MSEFKLVSEFQPTGDQPEAIEQLVKGFKEGNQFETLLGVTGSGKTFTMANVIQQLNKPTLIIAHNKTLAAQLYGEFKEFFPENAVEYFVSYYDYYQPEAYVPSSDTYIAKDSAINDEIDKLRLSATSALSERKDVIIISSVSCIYGIGSPADYQNMIISLRPGMEKDRDDVIRELINIQYDRNDMDFHRGTFRVRGDVLEIFPAEESELAVRVEFFGDEIDRITKIDTLTGEIKAELKHIAIFPASHYVVPIDKIREATNAIEEELTERVRYFKSEDKLLEAQRIEERTNFDIEMLRETGICSGIENYSRHLTGLAPGEPPYTLIDYFPDDFLIIIDESHKTVPQVRGMYAGDQSRKTTLVDYGFRLPSAKDNRPLNFGEFESKIDQILFVSATPGEYEADHELLRADQIIRPTGLLDPKVEVRPVEGQIDDLITEVNKEVAKHNKILITTLTKRMAEDLTDYMKENGIRVRYLHSDIDTLERTKIIRDMRLDVFDVLVGINLLREGLDIPEITLVAILDADKEGFLRSETSLIQTIGRAARNSDGHVIMYADMITDSMRLAIDETARRREVQQKYNEEHGITPKTIQKAVRDLISISQEVAKSENKLEKDPESMSKDELEKLITKVQKQMKAAAADLNFEMAAELRDQMVELKKSLDDLF, from the coding sequence ATGAGCGAATTTAAATTAGTATCAGAATTTCAGCCCACCGGCGATCAGCCGGAGGCCATAGAACAACTGGTCAAAGGATTCAAGGAAGGCAATCAATTTGAGACTTTGCTGGGTGTTACCGGTTCCGGTAAGACATTTACCATGGCGAATGTCATCCAGCAGCTAAATAAACCCACACTGATTATCGCCCATAATAAAACGCTTGCTGCACAACTTTATGGAGAATTCAAAGAATTCTTTCCTGAAAATGCCGTCGAATACTTTGTGTCTTATTACGATTATTATCAGCCGGAGGCATATGTTCCATCCTCAGACACTTATATTGCAAAGGACTCAGCTATCAATGATGAGATTGATAAACTTCGTCTTTCAGCCACATCGGCTTTAAGTGAACGGAAGGATGTTATCATCATATCCAGCGTTTCCTGCATCTATGGTATTGGTAGTCCGGCGGACTATCAGAATATGATTATTTCACTGAGACCGGGAATGGAAAAGGACCGTGATGATGTCATCAGGGAATTGATTAATATCCAGTATGACCGTAATGATATGGACTTTCACCGTGGAACATTCCGGGTACGTGGAGATGTATTGGAGATTTTCCCGGCGGAGGAAAGTGAACTCGCTGTCCGGGTAGAGTTTTTCGGAGATGAAATTGACCGTATTACCAAGATTGATACATTGACCGGGGAAATCAAAGCAGAACTGAAACACATAGCCATATTTCCGGCTTCTCATTACGTAGTGCCTATTGATAAGATACGTGAGGCAACGAATGCAATCGAAGAGGAACTGACCGAGCGGGTGAGGTATTTTAAAAGTGAAGACAAGCTTTTAGAGGCACAGAGGATCGAGGAGAGGACGAATTTTGATATTGAGATGCTCAGAGAAACGGGTATCTGTTCGGGAATCGAGAATTATTCACGCCATCTGACAGGCCTGGCACCGGGTGAGCCGCCATATACTCTGATTGATTATTTCCCGGACGATTTCCTGATTATCATAGATGAATCCCATAAGACGGTTCCTCAGGTCCGGGGAATGTATGCAGGAGATCAGTCTCGAAAGACCACGCTTGTGGATTATGGTTTTCGGCTGCCTTCAGCCAAGGATAACAGGCCTTTGAACTTCGGAGAATTCGAAAGCAAGATAGATCAGATTCTATTTGTATCGGCCACTCCCGGAGAATATGAAGCAGACCATGAATTACTTCGGGCGGATCAGATTATCCGTCCCACAGGTCTGCTGGATCCCAAGGTGGAAGTGAGACCGGTGGAAGGGCAGATCGACGATCTGATTACGGAAGTTAATAAAGAGGTTGCCAAACACAATAAAATTCTGATAACCACGCTGACCAAGCGAATGGCTGAGGATCTCACTGATTATATGAAAGAAAACGGAATTCGGGTACGTTATCTCCATTCAGATATTGACACACTGGAACGTACAAAAATCATACGTGATATGCGGCTGGATGTCTTTGATGTACTGGTTGGAATTAATCTGTTGAGAGAGGGGCTGGACATCCCGGAGATTACGCTGGTTGCAATTCTGGATGCTGACAAGGAAGGTTTTCTGCGTTCTGAAACCTCTTTGATACAGACAATTGGCCGTGCGGCACGAAATTCAGACGGACATGTGATTATGTATGCGGATATGATTACGGATTCCATGCGTCTGGCAATTGATGAAACCGCCCGCCGCCGGGAAGTTCAGCAAAAATATAACGAGGAGCACGGAATCACGCCAAAGACGATTCAGAAGGCCGTCCGGGACTTGATCAGTATATCACAGGAAGTGGCGAAATCGGAAAACAAACTTGAAAAAGACCCGGAATCCATGAGCAAAGATGAACTTGAAAAACTCATTACAAAGGTACAAAAACAGATGAAAGCCGCAGCCGCTGATTTGAACTTTGAGATGGCTGCAGAACTGAGAGACCAGATGGTAGAGTTGAAGAAGTCATTAGATGATTTATTTTAA
- a CDS encoding SPFH domain-containing protein, translating to MSLNFILFGIGGMLIIAGIVSAIFAKKVALSTGEKKKTAGYKLLLLLGVASILFSQCFVIVGTGYSGVRITFGQVDEKAVSQGFNFKVPFVQTIVKVNSRQQDLEVVSNEGGIESTITGKVPITISGVTVTYQINSEKASYVYSTVTDPDNLLTYSVVSSAIKATTPSFDTDGVVVRSDVEAKVKETLQKYIDDKYGQDILSVIQVTIGNITFTDEYNKSVNDKNIAKQAAETQEIENKKNIDRANAEAESKLISAQAEKEANELLEKSITNNILIQQYLEKWNGELPTVTGSDGGVMIDISKLMEQNAAAEAGEHAETSGTVEE from the coding sequence ATGAGTTTAAATTTTATTTTATTTGGGATTGGTGGAATGCTCATCATAGCAGGAATCGTATCTGCGATATTTGCAAAGAAGGTAGCACTTAGTACCGGCGAAAAGAAGAAAACAGCGGGATATAAACTGTTGCTGCTGTTGGGTGTGGCATCGATTTTATTCAGTCAGTGTTTTGTGATTGTAGGAACGGGTTACAGTGGTGTAAGAATTACTTTTGGACAGGTCGATGAAAAAGCTGTCTCACAGGGTTTTAATTTTAAGGTTCCATTCGTTCAGACGATTGTTAAGGTTAACAGCAGGCAGCAAGATTTGGAGGTAGTCAGCAATGAGGGTGGAATTGAGTCCACAATTACCGGAAAGGTGCCCATAACAATCAGTGGTGTTACCGTTACATATCAGATTAACTCAGAGAAAGCTTCGTATGTATACTCTACCGTAACCGATCCGGATAACCTGCTGACTTACAGTGTTGTATCCTCCGCAATTAAAGCAACAACCCCCAGCTTTGATACGGATGGTGTCGTTGTGCGTTCGGATGTGGAAGCCAAGGTAAAAGAAACACTGCAGAAATACATTGATGATAAATACGGTCAGGATATATTATCCGTGATCCAGGTTACTATCGGAAATATCACATTTACAGACGAGTATAATAAATCAGTAAACGATAAGAATATTGCGAAACAGGCAGCCGAGACACAGGAGATTGAAAATAAGAAAAATATTGATAGGGCCAATGCAGAAGCAGAATCCAAGCTGATTTCAGCGCAGGCAGAAAAAGAAGCCAATGAGCTTTTAGAGAAATCAATTACAAACAATATTCTGATTCAGCAATATCTTGAGAAGTGGAATGGTGAATTGCCAACTGTTACGGGATCAGATGGCGGGGTTATGATTGATATCAGTAAACTGATGGAGCAAAATGCAGCGGCAGAAGCCGGTGAGCATGCAGAAACATCAGGGACAGTGGAAGAATAG
- a CDS encoding Wadjet anti-phage system protein JetD domain-containing protein: MVRYDKYILNQLLDSYERSRLFTGRNKVNICISFAFSRKSIPKYFDESSLDYEEIHAAIQALEKKGYIKIVWKKGRHIVQKVLLKEDHLEEVYQYVKRTPKAEDAALTLQLLETLGGETASQTGRDFIDYLGRRIRDGKSVREYIALNDREKTERFIRAITLIEENCESCYIREFSIRHFADSKVFEGMLPLVGKVMRQFGRQYRDMDNYAILAEHLIYHTPDYVYIKGSSGVLYFGDSKVLLKDLGQGFGICGEDLAGVSLGRTKEIKRVITIENLTTFFHWKEADSLLIYLGGYHNASRRNLLRLIYEQLPRAEYLHFGDIDAGGFEIYEDLRKRTGIPFQTYRMDLKTLKRYGKYAKALTANDRKRLKSALDKNPEYADVLSYMLTEGIKLEQECIELPICTFKE; this comes from the coding sequence ATGGTGCGCTATGATAAATATATTTTAAACCAGCTGCTGGATTCCTATGAGCGCAGCCGGCTCTTTACTGGAAGAAATAAAGTAAATATCTGTATCTCTTTCGCTTTTTCCAGAAAGAGCATTCCGAAATATTTTGATGAAAGTTCGCTGGACTACGAGGAAATCCATGCAGCAATCCAAGCTCTGGAGAAAAAAGGCTATATTAAAATTGTGTGGAAAAAGGGAAGACATATTGTTCAGAAGGTATTGTTAAAGGAAGACCATCTTGAGGAAGTCTACCAATACGTAAAGCGGACACCCAAGGCCGAGGATGCAGCTTTGACCCTGCAGCTTTTGGAAACTCTGGGTGGGGAAACAGCTTCTCAAACCGGACGGGATTTTATTGACTATCTTGGCAGGCGAATCAGAGATGGGAAATCAGTCAGAGAATATATTGCACTTAATGACAGGGAGAAGACCGAGCGGTTCATCCGGGCAATAACGCTGATTGAAGAGAATTGCGAATCCTGCTATATCAGAGAGTTTTCAATTCGCCATTTTGCGGATTCGAAAGTGTTTGAAGGAATGCTTCCGCTGGTGGGAAAAGTGATGCGGCAATTTGGCCGGCAGTATCGAGACATGGACAACTATGCAATCCTGGCTGAGCATCTGATCTATCATACACCCGATTATGTATATATCAAGGGCAGCAGCGGGGTGCTGTATTTTGGAGATTCTAAGGTACTGCTGAAAGATCTCGGACAGGGCTTTGGAATTTGTGGGGAGGATTTGGCAGGTGTAAGTCTGGGCAGGACAAAGGAAATCAAAAGGGTGATAACGATCGAAAACCTGACGACATTCTTTCACTGGAAGGAGGCAGACAGCCTGCTTATATATCTTGGGGGATATCATAATGCTTCCCGGAGGAATCTGCTGAGGCTGATTTATGAGCAGCTGCCACGGGCAGAGTATCTTCACTTTGGTGATATTGATGCAGGTGGATTTGAGATATATGAGGACTTACGGAAGCGAACCGGGATACCATTTCAGACATATCGGATGGATCTGAAAACGCTTAAGCGGTACGGAAAGTATGCCAAAGCCCTGACAGCAAACGACAGGAAACGTCTGAAGAGTGCGTTAGATAAAAATCCTGAGTATGCAGATGTTTTGTCTTATATGCTGACAGAGGGGATTAAGCTGGAGCAGGAATGTATTGAATTACCTATCTGTACTTTTAAAGAATAG